GCTGGGCTGGGCGTGGCACGAGAGCCACCACCGCGAGCGCGAGGGGTGGTTCGAGCGAAACGACCTGTATGCGGTCGTCTTCGCGCTGCCTTCGATCGTGCTGATCTGGGGCGGGCTGAACGGCGGGTGGGGCGACTGGGCGACCTGGATCGGGGCCGGCGTCGCCTTCTACGGGATCATCTACTTCGGCTTCCACGACGTCATCGTGCATGGCCGGCTGCCACACCGAATCGTGCCGCGGTCGCGTTATTTCAAGCGGATCGTGCAAGCCCACAAGCTGCACCATGCGGTGGAGAGCCGCGACGGGGCGATCAGCTATGGTTTTCTGTACGCGCCGCCGGTGGATGCGCTAAAGCAGGCGCTGAAGCGCAGCGGCGAGGCGCGGGTCAGGGCCGCGAAGGGCGCGTCCACAGACCGGTCCTCGGAACGGGTTTGACCGGCCACAGCGCTTCCCAGAAGGCTTCCATCACCAGCGCGGCTTTCTCGGCCTTGGAGGTGCTGATCCGCTCATCCCAGGCGCGGGGCCCAAGCGCCGCGGCGCGGGTCGCAATCTCGCCATAGATGCCGCTTGCTGACAGCACGGCCCAGCGACTGCGGAATGGCAGTCGGGCAGCGCCGATGCGGGCGGAGCGGCGGTAGTCGTCGGCCATGTCGCTCAAGCGGCGGGCGAGGCGGGCAAGGGCGGGGCGGTGCCGGGGGTCGGCGAGGTCGGTTCCGGCGAGGCCCTCCGCTTCCAGCCAATCAGTGGGCAGGTAGATGCGGCCGACCCGGGCATCCTCGACGATGTCGCGCGCGATGTTGGCAAGCTGAAAGGCGATGCCGAGATCGGCGGCGCGGTCGAGCGTGTCGGTGTCGGACTCGGGCACGCCCATGACGTGCGCCATCATGACGCCCACCGCCCCGGCGACCTGGTAGCAGTAGGATAGCAGGTCCTCGGTCGTGACCGGGCGCCAGCCCGCGGCGTCACGCTCGAACCCGGCGAGGTGGTCGCTGGCGACCGCTTGCGGAATGGCGCAGTCGGCGGCGACTACGCGCAGCGCGTCAAACGGGACGAGGCCGGTGTCCTCGCCGGCGAAGGCGGCGGCGGTCCGGTCCTTGAGGAAGGCGATGCGCGCGGCGGGATCGACGACGCGTTCGGCATCGTGGCCAAGGGTCTGACCGTCAGTGATGTCGTCACAGGCGCGGCACCAGCTGTAGAGCAGCCAGCTACGCTCACGGGTGGGCAGGTCGAACAGCTGGCTGGCGAAACGGAAGCTCTTGGAGCCCGCCGAAATGCTTTCCAACGCGCCCTGGACCAGCCGCGCCCGTTCTTCGCCCGACATCACGCCAGCATCAGTCCCGCGGTTGCCTCCGCGCTTCCGACCACGCCGGGAATGCCCGCGCCCGGATGGGTGCCGGCGCCGACGAAGTATAGGTTGCGCAGCTTGTCGTCACGATTGTGGGTGCGGAACCAAGCCGACTGCCACAACACCGGCTCAAGGCTGAACGCGGATCCGAGGTGCGCGGCGAGATCGGTCGAGAAGTCGGCCGGGGTGTAGTGGAAGATGGTGCGGATGCGACTGCGGATGTCGGGGATCAGGCGCTCCTCGAGCGTATCGAGGACGACTTCCTGATATTTCGGGCCTTCGACCGCCCAGTCGACGTCGGCGCGGGCAGCATTGGGAACGGGTGCCAGCGCGTAGAAGGTCGAGCATCCCGGTGGCGCCATCGACGGATCGGTAATCGTCGGATGATGGAGGTAGAGCGCCGGGTCGGTGGCGAGCTTGCCGGTCTGGTAGATGTCGTTGACCAGCCCCCCGTATCGCGGCCCGAACAGGATGGTGTGGTGGGCGATGTCGCAGGTGCCTTCGAGCCCGAAGTGAAGCACGAACAGGCCGGGCGAGAAGCGCTTGCGCTTGAGGGCACGGACCTGTTGCGCGCCGCGGCTGCTGCCTTCGATCAGGCCGTAGCTGTGGACCACGTCGCCGTTGGAGGCGACCGCGTCGGCGGTGGCGCTCCATCCTGATTTCGTGCGGACGCCGGTAACCCGATCGTTCTCGGCGGTGATGGCGGTGACCGGATCGCCGAGGCGGACGGTGCCGCCGATCCGCTCGAAATGGCGGACCATGCCGGCGATCAACTTGTTCGTGCCGCCCTTGGCGAACCACACGCCCCCGTCGCGCTCCAGCTTGTGGATCAGCGCGTAGATCGACGAGCAGGTCATCGGGTTGCCGCCGACCAGCAGGGTGTGGAAGCTCAAGGCTTGGCGGAGATGCTCGTCCTCGACGAAGCTCGACACCATCGAATAGACCGAGCGCCAGGCCTGATATTTGGCCAGCGCAGGGGCGGCCTTGAGCATGTCGCCGATGCTTTCGAACGCCTTTGTGCCGAGCTTGACGTAGCCTTCCTGGAACACGCCGGCGCTATAGGCGAGGAAGCGCTGGTAGCCGGCCCAGTCATTGGGATTGAGCGCGTCCATCGACGCCTTCAGCTCGGCATCGTCGTTGGTGTAGTCGAATACCGTCCCGTCGGGCCAGCTGAGGCGGTAGAAGGGCTTCACGGGCACGAGGTCGACGTCCTCGGCCATGTCGTGGCCCGACAGCTTCCACAGCCGCTGGAGACAGTCGGGATCGGTGATCACCGTCGGGCCGGCGTCGAAGACGTGGCCGTCCTTTTCCCATACATAAGCGCGGCCGCCGGGACGGTCGCGGGCTTCGACGATGGTCGTCTGCACGCCCGCCGACTGGAGCCGGATGGCGAGCGCGAGGCCGCCGAAGCCGGCGCCGATGACGATCGCAGTCTTGTAGGGGGAAGTGGTCACAGACTGTCCTTCAACACGCGAAGCGCCCGGAAGAAGGGCACGGGAGGCTTGCCGAACAGGACGCGCGCCTTGTCCAGCCCCGTACTGGTCCCCGCATAGAAGCGTGCGATCAAGGGGCCGGAAAGGCGGTAGAAACGCTCCAGCACCCGGTAGCGGTCATGTGGCGCGGCGGCATGGAACAGCAAGGCGGTCAGCAGGCGGTAGAAGGCGCCCTTTTTCCAGTGCTTGCGGGCCCGCGCGCGGGTCGCGGCGCCGAGCCTGACATCGAGCGGCGCCTTGCCCGCCAGCCAGATCGCGAACCGCACCGCGTCAGGCAGCGAATAACTGGTCAGCGGGTGGAAGAAACCGCCGCGGGCACCGGCGCGGGCGACCGGGTCGGCCCGGGGCCACAGCTTGTCGAAATCGCCGCCGGTGACCACGGGGAGGGCGCCATGCTCCTCGCGGGTGCGCTCGGCGACCTGCCAGCCTTGCGCGGCGGCATAGTCGCCGATCCGGTCGCGCAGCTGATCGTGGTCGATCTCGGGCCCGTCGGAGTAATAAGTGTCCTCGACGAACAGGCGGGTCGGGGAAAAGGGCAGGCAGTAGACGAAGCGATAGCCGTCATGCTGCTCGACCGTGGCGTCCATCACGATCGGGTCGGCGAGGCCGTGGCCCTGGGGGATGGTGAGGAGTTGGCCGACGAACTTCTGCCAGCCGAGCTCGAGCCCCTCGGCCTTGCCGCCACGGGCGTCGAGTACGGCGGCGGCGTCGATCCGCTCGCCGCTGTCGAGCACAACATGGGTAGGGCCGAGGTTGCGCACGCTTGCGGCGAGGATTTCGTCGGGCTCCAGGGCCGCGCGGACCGCGGCGTCGAGCGCTTCACTTTCGATCGTCTGGTAGGTCTGGTCGAGGTGGCGCTGGTGGGCCGGGAAGCGCACTTCGTAGCCGGGCCAGCGGTGGCCGATCAGCGGGTCGGTCAGCCAGCGGTGTGCTGGAGCCACGTCACTTGCGAAGAACGACCACAGGTGATTGCCGCCGATGCGTTCGTCGGGCTCGACCAGCAGCAGGCGGATGTTGGGACGGCGACGGCGCAGGGCGAGGGCACAAAGACCACCGGCAAGCCCGCCACCAACTATCACCAGGTCCAGAGCTCGCATGAAGTTTACCGTCTAGCGTGTCCCACAGACTCTGGCGACCCCGGACAAGGTCCGTTAATCATAACACAAGGGGTAGGGTGCCAAGGGGCAATCATGGGCATGAAGCAGATCGGGGTGTTGGCGGCGGCGCTGCTGACGGCGGGGGCGACCATCGGAGCGGCATCACCAACGGTGCCGAGGCCCGGTGCCGACCTGCAGGTGCAGCTATCCGGCCTGCGATCGGCCAAGGGCATGGTCCACCTGTGCCTGTCGTCGAGCGCCTCGCGCTTCCTCCATTGCAAGGACGATCCGTCGGCCGTGGCACGGTCGGTACCCGCCTCGGCGGCCGGGCGCCTCGACCTTGGCGCGGTCAAGGCGGGGACCTATGCCCTGTCGGTCGTGCATGACGAGAACCGCAACGGCAAGCTCGACATGATGCTGGGCATCCCGCGCGAAGGGTTCGGCTTTTCCAACAATCCGGCGATGAAGCCGCGCGCGCCCAAGTGGGAGGAGATCCGCTTCACCGTGCCGCAGACGCCGAGCGTCCAGCAGGTCCGTATCCGCTACGTGCTGTAGCGGCGAGGCTTCAAATTTGGCCATCGCGGAAGCGAACTGTAGGGAAACGAACGAGTACGTTTAGCGGCAGCTTATTCGGCTGGCTGTTCCTGCAACCTTCTCTATCACTGGCTCGATGTCCTACAAAAGGTGGCTGTTCCTACCCCTGTGGTTCCTTGCCCTATTCACCGGGGCCAAGAGTTTCGTCGACAACCCCCTGCTCGGATCGCGTCGCCTCAATCGCCTCGGCCTGCACGGCTGGCGGGTCCGCCTGGCGCATCGGCTGGCCGGGTTGCGGCGCCGCCGGTTGTCGCGGGATCTGGACCCGGCACTTCGGCGACAGTTCGACGCGAACGGTTTCATCGAGGTCCGCGACTGGCTGCCTTCGGATGCCTTTCACTCGCTCCGCACGGCGCTGCTAGACATGGAGACCGGCTGCCGGACGCAAGGGCAGGGCGATACGGTGACGGTTCGCGTTCCGCTTGGCCCCGAGGTGCTCGGTAAAGTGCCTCAACTCGCCAAAGTCCTGAACGGACCCCGGTGGAAGGCGGCGATGAGCTATGTCGCCGGATCGGGGGTGAGGCCGCTCTACTATCTGCAGGCGATCGAAGGTGGCGTACTCGGGGGGCCTCCCGATCCGCAGCAGGACCTCCACGCCGATACCTTTCAGCCATCGATGAAGGCATGGCTGTTCCTGACCGATGTCGGCGAGGAGGATCGGCCCTTGAGATACGTCCCCGGCTCGCACCGGCTGACGCCTGAACGACTTGAGTGGGAACAGCGCAGGAGCATCGACGTCGCGCGCAAAGGGGATCGCCTGTCGCAGCGCGGCTCGCTGAGGATCGGTGAAAGCGACCTCGCCGACCTCGGGCTGTCCGAGCCGGTCAGCTTCAGCGTTCCGGCCAACACTCTGGTCGTGATCGATACCTGCGGCTTTCACGCCCGGGCCGCTTCCTCGCGAACCAGCCTCCGGGTCGAGATCTGGGCTCTGCAGAGGCGCCAGCCCTTCCTGCCGTGGGCGGGGAGAAGCTTTCTTCCGCTGGCGGTCGACGGGCGGGCGACATGGCTGCTCGGGCTTGCCGACCTGCTCGACCGTGTCGGCTTGAGGAAGCAGCATTGGACCCGCGCCGGTTCGTGGCGGCGGCGGCTGGAGACAGCCCGATCGGTCGGGAGCGTCGGCGCGGACAGCTGACGCCTCGCCGAGGTATCGGGTTCACAACGGCGCCAAGTCGGGCCGAAAACGATCTTGTCGACGGGTGGCGGGCCCGATCGGCGGTGACCGCGTCACTCGCGTCGCAAACGACATCGAGCCACAACGAGAAAGGCCTGCCCACGTTTCCGTGAGCAGGCCCTTCTGCTGTTCGTTCACCAGCGCCAGGAGCGCGTGGTGAGCGGCCTTAGCCGCGAACCGGCTCGACCGGCGGCGGCGGCGGCGGCGGCGGCGGAACCGGGCACGCGTCGGTCGCCAGGATCACCGACCCATCCGGGCAGGTCTGGGTGGCGGGCGGCGGCGGCGGAGCGGGCTCAGCAACCGGCGGCGGCGGCGGCGGCGGCGGGGGCAGCACTTCCTGACCACCGAAGCGAACGCCCAGGCTGATCAGCCCGGTGATCCGCGACGAGTTGGTGCGGTAATTGGAGTAGGTGCCTTCAGCCTTGACGTAGAGCGGCGAGCCGAGCTGCTGCTCGACACCGGCGCCGGCAAGCCAGCCGCGGGTGTTGTACTTGTTGTAATAGTCACGACCCGGAGCGTCCGAATCGAAGTACTTGCGCTGGGCGTTCACGACGTAGGCGCCGCGGACGTAGAACAGCGTGCTGGGCGACGCGACGAAGCCGAGACGACCGCCGATCTGATACTCTTCCCAAGCCTTGCGATACGCCACACCAGCGCCGTCACGGGTCACGTTTTCCGGCTTGGCGAACATGATGCCGATTTCCGGGCCGACGGTGACGGTGTCACCAAGGGCGAAATCGAAGCCGGTCGATGCGCCGACCGCCAGCTTGGTCTTGTTGTTGCCTTCCGAGTAGAAACGGGTGGCGCCGACGCCAGCGTCGATCCGGAATCCGTCGAAATTATTCTGTGCGCTGGCCGGCTGAGCGGCGAGCAACGCTGCCGACAGCAGCAGCGGGACTTTTAAGTTCTTCATTTAACTCCCCTTTTTCTGCAGTTATAATTGGAGTAGGTGATCTGGATACAAAGCTAAGCTAACAAAACCGTAAGTAGGCACCTGCAGTTCCGAGCCTGAATGTCAGCCTCATACAGAGCCCATTACCAAAAACGAGACTATTTGTTCCGGCCTATCGAACGAGAATGATCGCACCGTTGCGTTTACGCAACAATGGAAGTGCGCCCTTCAGGCCACATATGGCTAACAAGAGCCTTCATCCCGTAGGCAAATACTTCAACTCTCCGGGAAAGTCGCCTAGGGCCGGAAGCAGGTTTAGTGGGGAGCGAGTACATGGGTATCGGCTTTGCCGTTCCGAAAGTTGCCACAAGCGTTGGTATTCTCCAGCGCGGCGTCGAGGTGATCGCCGCCGAGGCCGATGCGCTTCGCCTGATGGGCGAGCGGCTCGACCACGACTTCGTCGACGCCTGCCGTACCATCTATGCCGCCGCCGGCCGGATCGTGATCACCGGCATGGGCAAGTCGGGCCATGTCGCCCGCAAGTGGGCCGCCACCATGGCGGCCACGGGAACGCCGGCCATCTATGTGCACCCGGCGGAAGCAGCGCACGGCGACCTTGGGATGCTGGTGCGCGGCGACGTCCTCATCGTAATTTCCAATTCCGGCAACACCGGCGAGCTTCGCCCCTTCCTTCGCTATGCCAGGTCGATCAACGTCGAGATCATCGGCGTCGCCTCGCAGCGGGAATCGCTGGTGATGCAACAGGCCTCCGTGAAACTCTGCTATCCCGCGGTGCGCGAGGCCTGCCCGGCCAATGTTGCGCCGACGACGTCCACGACCCTGCAGATCGCGCTCGGAGATGCCATTGCGCTGGCCGTTATGGACATGCGCGGTTTCTGCCTGGAGCGCATGAAGAACCTCCACCCGGGCGGAACGCTCGGCACCCGCATGACCTTCGTGAGCGAAGTGATGACCCGCGGGCCGCAATTGCCGCTGATCGGCGAGGATGCCGACATGAACCAGGCGGTCGAGGTCATGACTTCTTCCGGGCTGGGAATTGCCGGGGTGATCGACATGGCCGGGCGCCTCAAGGGCGTCATCACCGATGGCGACCTTCGCCGCAACATCCACCAGCTGCACGTCGCCAATGCCGCTTCTGTCATGAACCAGGCGCCGGTGACGGTCGAGCCGCAGATGCTGGCCGACGAGGTGCTTCGTATCCTCAACACCAACGAGATCACCGCGGCATTCGTGATCGAGCCCGATGCGGCGGTGAACAGCCGGGTTCCGATCGGGGTCATCCACGTCCACGAACTCCTGCGCCTCGGTCTCAGCTAAGCGGCGATGGCGGCCGATTTCGCGGTTCTGATCCCCGCCCGTTTCGCGTCCACTCGCTTTCCGGGCAAACCACTGATTCCCCTTCGCGGCGCAACGGGTCTGGCCAAGACCCTTGTGCAGCGCAGTTGGGAATGTGCCCGGCAGATCGAAGGGTGCAGCGGGCTGTGGGTCGCCACCGACGACGACCGGATCGCCGAGGAAGTCGAGCGGTTCGGCGGAAGCGTCGTGATGACCTCGCCCGATTGTGCCAATGGCACAGAGCGATGCGCCGACGCCCTCGCCAAGCTGGATTGCGACGCCGAATTCATCGTCAATCTGCAGGGGGATGCACCTCTTAGCCCCGGCTTCATGGTGCCCGAGCTGGTCGCGAGGCTCGCGGGCGATCTGCAATTGGCGATGGCCACCGCGGCGATCCACTGCAATCCGACGATGCTCGAGCACCTGCAGGCAGATGAAGCCGCCGGCCGCGTTGGCGGAACGACGGCCGTATTCGACGGTCGCCTGCGCGCGCTCTATTTCTCGAAGCGTATCCTGCCCTACCTGCCTCAGACCGGAAGCGAAGACGTTCCGGTCTTCATGCATCTTGGCCTCTATGCCTATCGCCGCGCCGCCCTGCTGGACTACGCCGCCGCGGAGCCTTCGGTGCTCGAGCGGGCCGAGGGGCTCGAGCAGCTCCGCTTCCTTGACCTCGGCCTGCCCGTCGGGGTCTGCACGGCCGACCCGCTCGGCTGGGATCCGATCGAACTCAACAACCCTTCCGACGTGCCGGCGATCGAGCGACTGTTGGCGGAGCGCAATCTCGCTTAATCGAGCGCATGCGGTTTCCTCCTTCCGAACCGACAAAGAGAGTGTCGCGCGTGCGCGCCCGCCTGCTGGTGCGCGTGCACTGGGACGGATTCCGGGCAAGTCCGCGCGACTATCTCCAGGCTGCCTGGTGGAGATTGCGAGGGCTGCGGCTTCGCTCGCGCCACAAGTTGTCGTCGCTGATCGGTCGCTCACCCCGCGCTTATGATCTCTGGCGCCTTCGGGAGCCTGCCGTCGGAACCGGTACGGCTCCTGGCCCCGAGATGGTTGCGCTGGTCGATTGCCGTGCCTCGCTCGATGGGATCGTACGGTCGCTGGCTTCGATCGAGGCCGCTGGCCTGAGGCCCGTCATCCTGGGCGAACCTCCGGCCGGGTTCGAAGGGGCGATCATCCGGGAGCCAAGCGGCTTGAGCGGCCTGGTTCCGGCCTCAGGCTCCATGCTGCTGATCGCGATCTGCCCTGGCGATCGGATATCACCCGACGCCCGGCAGCGCTATTGGGAGGTGCTCGGCGATTCCGACCGGCTGCTCTACGCGGACGACGACCGTGTCGATCAGTCGGGGCATCGCAGCGATCCGCATTTCAAGCCGGACTGGAACGCCGAACTGTTCCGGCATCACGATTATCTTTCGGGTGCCAGTCTAATGCGCGTCAGCCGGGAAGAGCTCGCGCGCTTGCCCGGGGACGGGTGGAACGAGGCGCTCATCGCATCGCTGCTGGCATCGGGCGTCAGGCCGAAGCATGTGCCGACGATCCTGCATCATCGATCGACCCGGCCGGCCCCGCATATTCCCGGACGGGCCGTTGCGGCTCCGGTCGGCGGTTATCCCCTCGTCAGCGTGATCGTTCCCACCCGCAACCAGGCGCCCCTGCTGCGGGCCTGTGTCGAGGGGCTCGGGCGAACCGATTATCCCGCGGTCGAACTGATCGTGGTCGACAACGGTAGCGATGAAGAGGATGCCCTGGCGCTGCTCGACGAGCTTCGGGCCACCGGGGCCGAGGTCCTTCGTCGGCCCGGCCCGTTCAACTTCAGCGCGCTGGTCAACGCCGGGGCGAGGCATGCCGGGGGCAAGCTGCTCTGCCTGCTGAACAACGACATCGAGGTGCTGGCGCCGGACTGGCTGAGGATTCTGGCGACGCAGGCACTGCGCGGCGATGTCGGCGCCGTCGGAGCGAGATTGCTATACCCCGATCATAGCCTCCAGCACGCCGGGGTCGTGATCGGCCTGGGCGGCGGGGCAGGGCATGCGCATCGCTTCGAGGCGGTAACGGAGCGCGGCTATTTCTACCGGACGCATCTGCCGCAATTCGTCAGCGCGGTGACGGCAGCTTGCCTGATGGTCGACCGGGATCGCTTCTGGGCGGTCGACGGACTGGACGAGCAGCATTTCCCGGTCGCCTTCAACGACGTTGATTTCTGCCTTCGCCTGAACGCCAGGGGGTGGCAGTCCTTTTATGAGCCGCGCGCGACCCTGATCCATCATGAATCCAAGTCGCGCGGCAAGGACAGCGACCCGGCCAATCGCGAGCGGTTCGCCCGGGAACTGGCGGAGCTAAAGCGGCGCTGGAACACGGATCGGGCGGCAGATCCCTTCCACAACCCCAATCTCAGCCGCTTTTCAGAGCGCTTCGTGGTCGATCTTTGACCGGGGAAAGCCGCCTTGCGCTCCCGTCGGTGACCCTGGTCGCGGCGACCTCGGTGAATGTGGACGCCACGCTCGCGGCGCTGCGGCAAAGCATGCGCGGGATCGACTTCGCCGCGGTCAAATTATTGACCGACGATCGGGTCGAGCCGGGAGCAGGCATCGAACGGATCGCCATCCCGGCCATCACCTCGGCGCCCGCCTATTCGCATTTCATCCTGCGCGACCTGATCCGATACGTGTCGACGCAGCATGTGATGGTGGTCCAGTGGGATGGCTTCGTCACCCAGCCATCGCTGTGGCGGGCCGAGTTCCTCCTGTTCGACTATGTCGGGGCGCTCTGGCCGCAGTTCGGCGACGGGCACGATGTCGGCAACGGCGGCTTCTCCCTGCGCAGCCGGAAGCTGCTCGAGGCTTGCCTGGATCCGGCCTTCAAGCCGGAGCATCCCGAGGATGTCGCGATCGGCCGCACCAATCGCCGCCTGCTCGAGGAAAAGCACGGCATCCGCTTTGCCGATGCGCGAACTGCCCGCCGTTTTTCCAGGGAACGCGACGGGTCGTCGGAGCCGAGTTTGGGATTTCACGGCGTCTTCAACATGATCGAGGCGCTCGGGGCCGAGAGGTTCTGGCAAACCTATTCCTCACTCGACGAACGTCGCGGCATCGGCCGCGATCTTTTCCTGCTGGCGAAGCAGCTTCGCGGCGCGGGGGGACGGCACCGGAAGCGCTTGCGCCTGTTCCGCGATCTGGCAGGCGAAGAGCTGCGGCGGAGGCTGGGCCGGTAGCGCCGACCAGAATGCGGTGGAACTTGCCCCGCACAGTCTTTATCGGCGCTCGCAGCCGAATATCATTGCTTGCTGTTGTGCGGAGAATGCCAAGTGTCTCAACCGGATATGAGCCTCATCAAGGCGGGTGCCACGAAGCCCGCGACGAGGTTCAAGGTTTGCGTGGTTACCCGGACCAAGGACCGACCGGTGATGCTGGCGCGGGCGGCGGCAAGCATCGGTGCGCAGACCTTCGAGGATTATTGCTGGGTCGTGGTGAACGACGGCGGCGACGAGCAGGAAGCGCGTCGGATCTGGGAGCAGAGCGATGTTCCGTCCGATCGCCGGCGCTTTCTGTCCAATCCGCGATCGAAGGGCATGGAAGCGGCTTCCAACCAGGGTGTCGACGCGGCCTCCTCGGATTTCGTCGTTATCCATGACGATGACGACAGCTGGGAACCGACCTTCCTTGAGGAAACCGTCGGCTTTCTCCAATCCGACGAAGGGCAGCTCTATGGCGGCGTCGTCACCCACTCGACCTATGTTTCCGAACTGGTCCGTGAAAACGAGATCGTACGGCTCGACGAGAAGCCTTATCAGAACAAGCTGACGCATATCGATCTCGACACGGTGATCGATCGCAATCTGTTTCCGCCGATCTCGTTTCTCTTCCGGCGTCACATCCTCGAGCAGATCGGGGGGTTCGACGAGGGGCTGCCGGTGCTTGGCGACTGGCTGTTCAACATGGAGTTCCTGCTCCGCGCGAACATCGGTGTCCTGCCCAAGCCGCTGGCCAATTATCATCATCGCGACAAGCCGGGTTCGACCGCGCCTGAATATCAGAACACCGTGGTGGGCTCCCTCGCGCTCCATCAGAAATATACGGCGATCGTTCGCAACGATTTCCTGCGCCGGAATATCGGAAACTCCGCGGTCACCTTTCGACTGGCGCTCAGCGGGGCGAGCCCCGGTCCCGCCGACAGCCATTCCTCGCAGGCGCGCCACGAGGCTCAGGCGCTTCCCATGGTGCAGACCCTGTCGCGCGGCGATGGCGATCTCAGCTGGACCATCAGCACGATCAACGCGAAGCTGGCCGAGCGCAAGCTGGGCACCCTGCTCAAGTACCGCAAACTCCGGCCGTTGCAGCCCAACGCATCGTGGAGCACGGTACTGCCCCTGCTCAGCGAA
Above is a window of Sphingomonas glaciei DNA encoding:
- a CDS encoding sterol desaturase family protein produces the protein MPWLAGIALFTATVLVMEGFAYVLHRFVMHSRLGWAWHESHHREREGWFERNDLYAVVFALPSIVLIWGGLNGGWGDWATWIGAGVAFYGIIYFGFHDVIVHGRLPHRIVPRSRYFKRIVQAHKLHHAVESRDGAISYGFLYAPPVDALKQALKRSGEARVRAAKGASTDRSSERV
- a CDS encoding phytoene/squalene synthase family protein, coding for MSGEERARLVQGALESISAGSKSFRFASQLFDLPTRERSWLLYSWCRACDDITDGQTLGHDAERVVDPAARIAFLKDRTAAAFAGEDTGLVPFDALRVVAADCAIPQAVASDHLAGFERDAAGWRPVTTEDLLSYCYQVAGAVGVMMAHVMGVPESDTDTLDRAADLGIAFQLANIARDIVEDARVGRIYLPTDWLEAEGLAGTDLADPRHRPALARLARRLSDMADDYRRSARIGAARLPFRSRWAVLSASGIYGEIATRAAALGPRAWDERISTSKAEKAALVMEAFWEALWPVKPVPRTGLWTRPSRP
- a CDS encoding phytoene desaturase; the encoded protein is MTTSPYKTAIVIGAGFGGLALAIRLQSAGVQTTIVEARDRPGGRAYVWEKDGHVFDAGPTVITDPDCLQRLWKLSGHDMAEDVDLVPVKPFYRLSWPDGTVFDYTNDDAELKASMDALNPNDWAGYQRFLAYSAGVFQEGYVKLGTKAFESIGDMLKAAPALAKYQAWRSVYSMVSSFVEDEHLRQALSFHTLLVGGNPMTCSSIYALIHKLERDGGVWFAKGGTNKLIAGMVRHFERIGGTVRLGDPVTAITAENDRVTGVRTKSGWSATADAVASNGDVVHSYGLIEGSSRGAQQVRALKRKRFSPGLFVLHFGLEGTCDIAHHTILFGPRYGGLVNDIYQTGKLATDPALYLHHPTITDPSMAPPGCSTFYALAPVPNAARADVDWAVEGPKYQEVVLDTLEERLIPDIRSRIRTIFHYTPADFSTDLAAHLGSAFSLEPVLWQSAWFRTHNRDDKLRNLYFVGAGTHPGAGIPGVVGSAEATAGLMLA
- the crtY gene encoding lycopene beta-cyclase CrtY, whose protein sequence is MRALDLVIVGGGLAGGLCALALRRRRPNIRLLLVEPDERIGGNHLWSFFASDVAPAHRWLTDPLIGHRWPGYEVRFPAHQRHLDQTYQTIESEALDAAVRAALEPDEILAASVRNLGPTHVVLDSGERIDAAAVLDARGGKAEGLELGWQKFVGQLLTIPQGHGLADPIVMDATVEQHDGYRFVYCLPFSPTRLFVEDTYYSDGPEIDHDQLRDRIGDYAAAQGWQVAERTREEHGALPVVTGGDFDKLWPRADPVARAGARGGFFHPLTSYSLPDAVRFAIWLAGKAPLDVRLGAATRARARKHWKKGAFYRLLTALLFHAAAPHDRYRVLERFYRLSGPLIARFYAGTSTGLDKARVLFGKPPVPFFRALRVLKDSL
- a CDS encoding DUF2141 domain-containing protein, with translation MGMKQIGVLAAALLTAGATIGAASPTVPRPGADLQVQLSGLRSAKGMVHLCLSSSASRFLHCKDDPSAVARSVPASAAGRLDLGAVKAGTYALSVVHDENRNGKLDMMLGIPREGFGFSNNPAMKPRAPKWEEIRFTVPQTPSVQQVRIRYVL
- a CDS encoding phytanoyl-CoA dioxygenase family protein, with the protein product MSYKRWLFLPLWFLALFTGAKSFVDNPLLGSRRLNRLGLHGWRVRLAHRLAGLRRRRLSRDLDPALRRQFDANGFIEVRDWLPSDAFHSLRTALLDMETGCRTQGQGDTVTVRVPLGPEVLGKVPQLAKVLNGPRWKAAMSYVAGSGVRPLYYLQAIEGGVLGGPPDPQQDLHADTFQPSMKAWLFLTDVGEEDRPLRYVPGSHRLTPERLEWEQRRSIDVARKGDRLSQRGSLRIGESDLADLGLSEPVSFSVPANTLVVIDTCGFHARAASSRTSLRVEIWALQRRQPFLPWAGRSFLPLAVDGRATWLLGLADLLDRVGLRKQHWTRAGSWRRRLETARSVGSVGADS
- a CDS encoding outer membrane protein, with the translated sequence MKNLKVPLLLSAALLAAQPASAQNNFDGFRIDAGVGATRFYSEGNNKTKLAVGASTGFDFALGDTVTVGPEIGIMFAKPENVTRDGAGVAYRKAWEEYQIGGRLGFVASPSTLFYVRGAYVVNAQRKYFDSDAPGRDYYNKYNTRGWLAGAGVEQQLGSPLYVKAEGTYSNYRTNSSRITGLISLGVRFGGQEVLPPPPPPPPPVAEPAPPPPPATQTCPDGSVILATDACPVPPPPPPPPPVEPVRG
- a CDS encoding KpsF/GutQ family sugar-phosphate isomerase; its protein translation is MGIGFAVPKVATSVGILQRGVEVIAAEADALRLMGERLDHDFVDACRTIYAAAGRIVITGMGKSGHVARKWAATMAATGTPAIYVHPAEAAHGDLGMLVRGDVLIVISNSGNTGELRPFLRYARSINVEIIGVASQRESLVMQQASVKLCYPAVREACPANVAPTTSTTLQIALGDAIALAVMDMRGFCLERMKNLHPGGTLGTRMTFVSEVMTRGPQLPLIGEDADMNQAVEVMTSSGLGIAGVIDMAGRLKGVITDGDLRRNIHQLHVANAASVMNQAPVTVEPQMLADEVLRILNTNEITAAFVIEPDAAVNSRVPIGVIHVHELLRLGLS
- a CDS encoding 3-deoxy-manno-octulosonate cytidylyltransferase, with the translated sequence MAADFAVLIPARFASTRFPGKPLIPLRGATGLAKTLVQRSWECARQIEGCSGLWVATDDDRIAEEVERFGGSVVMTSPDCANGTERCADALAKLDCDAEFIVNLQGDAPLSPGFMVPELVARLAGDLQLAMATAAIHCNPTMLEHLQADEAAGRVGGTTAVFDGRLRALYFSKRILPYLPQTGSEDVPVFMHLGLYAYRRAALLDYAAAEPSVLERAEGLEQLRFLDLGLPVGVCTADPLGWDPIELNNPSDVPAIERLLAERNLA